Proteins encoded within one genomic window of Paenarthrobacter sp. JL.01a:
- a CDS encoding SOUL family heme-binding protein, with product MTEQQPYDLVKRYPHFELRRYPAHVLAEVQVHAAFDRAANEAFRSLFNYISGSNKARQKLSMTAPVLQENASSEEMVMTAPVLQSGPIPRGEDEDYVVAFVLPPGVTVDSAPVPDEPRVKIREVPGSLTAVARFSGSGSATAFQRHSVALLEALRLAGLLPLGAPRFARFDPPFKPWFLRHNEVVIDVEEP from the coding sequence ATGACTGAACAGCAGCCGTATGATCTGGTCAAGCGCTATCCTCACTTCGAACTGCGCCGGTATCCGGCGCATGTTCTCGCGGAGGTTCAAGTGCATGCCGCGTTTGATCGCGCCGCAAACGAGGCCTTCCGCTCCCTCTTTAACTACATCAGCGGCAGTAACAAAGCCCGGCAGAAGCTGTCCATGACCGCGCCCGTTCTGCAAGAGAACGCATCATCCGAGGAAATGGTCATGACGGCGCCCGTTCTGCAGAGCGGTCCTATCCCGAGAGGCGAAGACGAAGACTACGTCGTGGCTTTCGTCCTGCCGCCTGGAGTGACAGTAGATAGCGCCCCTGTCCCCGACGAACCCAGGGTCAAAATCCGCGAGGTACCAGGGTCCTTGACGGCTGTCGCCCGGTTCTCTGGGAGCGGATCAGCTACGGCTTTTCAACGCCATAGTGTGGCGCTGCTTGAGGCCCTCCGCCTGGCAGGTCTGCTCCCCCTTGGGGCTCCCCGGTTTGCGCGTTTCGATCCCCCTTTCAAGCCATGGTTCCTTCGCCACAACGAGGTCGTGATCGACGTCGAAGAGCCCTGA
- a CDS encoding PhoX family protein codes for MSETTGRKFPLLPMLGHTKGKRSAVTCALKCDNACAGDVCNTSANGYFRDIASTAMSRRAALGLGAAGALAVVLGGAVTGTDSAVADAGNGLSDAAKKGFDKSKLQFTAIKPVDAAVDAFTVPEGFGWNPIIRWGDPLFADSPAFDITKQTAAAQACQFGYNNDYTDILPIPDSKDRRAVLFTNHEYTNENIMLPVGFDAAEARAIGRAAHGLAVVELERKNKNKPWSYVQGAALNRRFITDTVYELTGPAAGTNLVKTIDDPAGRYIKGTLGNCSGGTTPWGTILSGEENFNGYFAAPGTSDGDKRYGLSSKPTTRQWELDEPRFDTRNSGYANESNRFGWIVEVDPFDPTSTPRKHSAMGRFKHEGANVILAPDGRVVAYMGDDERFDYLYKFVSKGKYQPGDSKAARKNNMSLLSEGDLYVARFTGDSPAAEIDGSGKLPADGAFDGSGEWLPLVVGGASAVPGMSVAEVLVYTRLAADKVGPTKMDRCEDVQPSLLTGKIYVACTNNSDRGKAGKEGATEVNPRTLNRDGHIVEITEGPGQTGTKFNWTLLLVAGDPSKNSSTYFSGFPADKVSPISCPDNVAFDSVGNLWISTDGAPSTIGYNDGLFKVTLEGPERGKVEQFLAVPRDAETCGPIVHDEERTVFVAVQHPGEEGTFDAPHSYFPDYVPAGATPLPGAVRAPRPSIVQVFRK; via the coding sequence ATGTCTGAAACCACCGGCCGCAAGTTCCCGCTGCTGCCCATGCTCGGCCACACCAAGGGTAAGCGCAGTGCGGTAACGTGTGCGCTCAAGTGCGACAACGCCTGTGCAGGCGACGTCTGCAACACCAGCGCCAACGGCTACTTCCGCGATATTGCCTCCACGGCGATGTCCCGCCGCGCGGCACTGGGCCTCGGCGCAGCAGGAGCGCTCGCCGTCGTTCTTGGAGGTGCCGTGACCGGTACCGATTCCGCCGTCGCCGATGCCGGTAACGGACTGTCCGACGCTGCAAAGAAGGGCTTCGACAAGTCCAAGCTCCAGTTCACTGCCATCAAGCCTGTCGATGCCGCCGTCGATGCCTTTACCGTTCCGGAGGGCTTCGGCTGGAACCCCATCATCCGCTGGGGTGACCCTCTGTTCGCGGACTCACCCGCCTTCGACATCACCAAGCAGACGGCCGCAGCCCAGGCATGCCAGTTCGGCTACAACAACGACTACACCGACATCCTGCCGATCCCCGATTCCAAGGATCGCCGTGCCGTGCTCTTCACCAACCACGAGTACACCAACGAGAACATCATGCTGCCTGTCGGCTTCGATGCTGCGGAAGCACGCGCCATCGGCCGCGCCGCACATGGCCTTGCAGTCGTGGAGCTGGAACGCAAAAACAAGAACAAGCCGTGGAGCTACGTTCAAGGTGCTGCCCTGAACCGGCGTTTCATCACCGACACGGTCTATGAACTGACCGGTCCGGCTGCAGGCACCAACCTGGTCAAGACCATCGATGACCCGGCCGGCCGCTACATCAAGGGCACCCTTGGCAACTGCTCGGGTGGCACCACCCCCTGGGGCACCATCCTCTCCGGTGAGGAAAACTTCAACGGCTACTTTGCAGCACCCGGAACCAGCGACGGAGACAAGCGCTACGGTCTCTCATCGAAGCCGACCACCCGCCAGTGGGAGCTCGACGAGCCACGTTTTGACACCCGCAACTCCGGATATGCCAACGAAAGCAACCGCTTTGGCTGGATCGTCGAAGTTGATCCGTTCGACCCCACCTCCACTCCCCGGAAACACTCCGCCATGGGACGGTTCAAGCACGAGGGCGCCAACGTCATTCTTGCCCCGGACGGCCGCGTTGTGGCCTACATGGGTGACGACGAGCGCTTCGATTACCTGTACAAGTTCGTCTCCAAGGGCAAGTACCAGCCCGGCGACTCCAAGGCAGCTCGCAAGAACAACATGAGCCTGCTCTCCGAAGGTGACCTGTACGTGGCCCGCTTCACCGGCGACTCGCCTGCTGCCGAGATCGATGGCAGCGGCAAGCTCCCCGCCGACGGAGCGTTCGACGGCTCGGGCGAGTGGCTGCCGCTGGTGGTTGGCGGTGCCTCGGCGGTGCCCGGTATGTCCGTGGCCGAGGTTCTTGTCTACACCCGTCTGGCCGCCGACAAGGTTGGCCCCACCAAGATGGACCGCTGTGAGGACGTCCAGCCCAGCCTGCTCACCGGCAAGATCTACGTGGCCTGCACCAACAACTCCGATCGTGGCAAGGCCGGCAAGGAAGGCGCGACGGAGGTCAACCCGCGCACACTCAACCGGGACGGCCACATCGTGGAAATCACGGAAGGTCCCGGCCAAACCGGGACCAAGTTCAACTGGACCCTCCTGCTGGTTGCAGGCGACCCCTCCAAAAACAGCTCCACGTACTTCTCGGGGTTCCCGGCCGACAAGGTCTCGCCGATTTCCTGCCCGGACAACGTGGCGTTCGACTCCGTAGGCAACCTCTGGATCTCCACCGACGGTGCTCCGTCAACCATCGGCTACAACGATGGTCTGTTCAAGGTCACCCTCGAAGGCCCGGAGCGCGGCAAGGTGGAACAGTTCCTGGCCGTTCCCCGCGACGCCGAGACCTGTGGTCCGATCGTCCACGACGAAGAGCGGACGGTGTTCGTCGCCGTCCAGCACCCGGGCGAAGAAGGCACGTTCGACGCGCCCCACTCGTACTTCCCGGATTACGTACCCGCCGGGGCCACCCCTTTGCCTGGTGCGGTGCGGGCACCCCGCCCGTCCATCGTGCAGGTGTTCCGTAAGTAA
- a CDS encoding o-succinylbenzoate synthase → MPVPLPELEELLDSAYVVSLPMRVKFRGIMERETLLLRGPLGWGEFCPFPEYDDDESSRWLAAALEAGWLGFPAPLRAEVPVNATVPAVSADRVPDVLARFGRVDAVKIKVAEKGQQLSDDLARVAAVRRALPEAAIRVDANGGWDVEEAVEALRVLAPYGLEYAEQPVPTIDGLAEVRRRVSSRATPVRIAADESVRKEDDPLRVARAGAADLIVVKVAPLGGVRRALAIVEQSGLPAVVSSALDTSVGIRGGLALAAALPALPYACGLGTVSLFASDITADPLVADDGAIRLRDVSADAGLLEQFAASGERRDWWLDRLRRVHAVLATDRHGLFTGS, encoded by the coding sequence ATGCCTGTTCCCCTTCCTGAACTTGAAGAACTCCTTGACTCCGCCTATGTGGTCTCGTTGCCCATGCGCGTGAAGTTCCGGGGCATCATGGAGCGCGAGACTCTCCTGTTGCGCGGGCCGCTGGGGTGGGGAGAGTTCTGTCCTTTCCCGGAATACGACGACGACGAATCCTCCCGCTGGTTGGCGGCCGCCTTGGAGGCGGGCTGGCTGGGGTTCCCGGCACCTCTGCGGGCCGAGGTTCCGGTTAATGCGACGGTTCCGGCAGTTTCTGCTGATCGCGTTCCCGACGTCCTGGCCAGGTTCGGGCGCGTGGATGCTGTCAAGATCAAGGTCGCTGAAAAGGGACAACAACTGTCCGACGACCTCGCGCGAGTAGCAGCAGTCCGTCGGGCCCTTCCTGAGGCCGCCATCAGGGTGGATGCCAATGGCGGGTGGGACGTCGAGGAAGCCGTTGAAGCCCTCAGGGTGCTGGCTCCATACGGGCTTGAATACGCCGAACAACCTGTTCCCACCATTGATGGATTGGCTGAGGTGCGGCGGCGGGTATCTTCCAGGGCGACCCCTGTCCGCATTGCCGCGGATGAGAGTGTGCGCAAGGAAGATGACCCCTTGCGTGTGGCACGCGCTGGCGCCGCCGACCTCATCGTGGTCAAGGTGGCGCCCCTCGGGGGAGTGCGGCGGGCCTTGGCCATCGTCGAACAATCCGGGCTGCCCGCCGTCGTCAGTTCCGCCTTGGACACCTCCGTGGGTATCCGCGGGGGCCTGGCGCTCGCGGCAGCACTTCCAGCGTTGCCATATGCCTGCGGGCTGGGAACCGTTTCGCTCTTCGCCTCAGACATCACTGCCGATCCGCTGGTAGCCGACGACGGCGCCATCCGGTTGCGGGATGTCAGCGCCGACGCCGGGCTGCTGGAGCAGTTTGCGGCCTCCGGGGAACGCCGGGATTGGTGGCTGGACCGGCTCCGGCGCGTCCACGCCGTCTTGGCCACGGACCGGCACGGGTTGTTCACCGGGTCTTAA